In the Chryseobacterium sp. MYb264 genome, one interval contains:
- the gltX gene encoding glutamate--tRNA ligase, whose protein sequence is MDKVRVRFAPSPTGPLHLGGVRTALYDYLFAKNQGGEFVLRIEDTDTARYVEGAEDYIEEALEWCGIIADESPKKGGKFAPYRQSERRDIYDRYTEQILKTDYAYIAFDTAEELDAIRAEYEARGDVFSYDNKTRNQLRNSLSLSEEEVQKLLAEKQPYVVRFKMPIDRTLNLVDIIRGNSSVNTNTLDDKVLVKNDGMPTYHFANIVDDHEMEISHVIRGEEWLPSLGLHTLLYEAMGWEAPQFAHLSLILKPEGKGKLSKRDGDKFGFPVFPLNFTDPATGNVSKGYRESGYLPEAFINMVALLGWSPADDKEILSLDEMAKEFDLNKVHKAGARFSKEKAEWFNHQYLQLKSNEEILSILKSSDLNLSISDEKLLRIIHLMKERATFPIDIYESGKFFFEAPRTYDEKASKKAWNDETSVILGEFASGLENAEFNAENLKQGIHDFAENKGLGMGKVMMPLRLSLVGELKGPDVPDIMEILGKEETILRINNAINNFK, encoded by the coding sequence ATGGACAAAGTAAGAGTACGTTTTGCTCCAAGTCCCACGGGACCTTTGCATTTAGGAGGCGTAAGAACCGCACTATACGACTATCTTTTTGCTAAAAATCAAGGTGGTGAATTTGTATTGAGAATTGAAGATACAGACACTGCCAGATATGTGGAAGGAGCCGAGGATTATATTGAAGAAGCATTGGAATGGTGTGGAATTATAGCCGATGAAAGTCCTAAAAAAGGAGGAAAATTTGCCCCTTACAGACAATCTGAAAGAAGAGATATTTACGATAGGTATACAGAGCAGATCTTAAAGACAGATTATGCGTATATCGCTTTTGATACGGCTGAAGAATTAGACGCTATCCGTGCTGAATATGAGGCAAGAGGTGATGTATTTTCTTATGATAACAAAACAAGAAATCAGCTGAGAAACAGCCTTTCTCTTTCTGAGGAAGAAGTTCAGAAATTGCTGGCAGAAAAACAGCCCTATGTAGTAAGATTTAAAATGCCGATTGACAGAACCTTGAATCTTGTTGATATTATCAGAGGAAATTCTTCCGTAAATACCAATACTTTAGATGATAAAGTTTTAGTTAAAAACGACGGAATGCCAACGTATCATTTCGCCAATATCGTGGATGATCATGAGATGGAAATTTCTCACGTTATTCGCGGTGAAGAATGGCTGCCGTCTTTAGGGCTTCATACTTTACTTTATGAAGCAATGGGTTGGGAGGCGCCGCAATTTGCACACCTTTCTTTGATCTTAAAGCCAGAAGGAAAAGGTAAACTCAGTAAAAGAGATGGTGACAAATTCGGATTCCCGGTTTTCCCGTTGAATTTTACAGATCCGGCAACCGGAAATGTTTCAAAAGGATACAGAGAAAGCGGTTACCTGCCAGAAGCATTTATCAATATGGTAGCTCTTTTAGGCTGGTCCCCTGCTGATGACAAAGAAATTTTGTCACTGGACGAAATGGCTAAGGAATTTGATTTAAATAAAGTTCACAAAGCGGGAGCAAGATTCAGCAAAGAAAAGGCAGAATGGTTCAACCATCAATATCTTCAGTTAAAATCTAATGAAGAAATTCTTTCTATCTTGAAAAGTTCTGACCTTAATTTAAGTATTTCGGATGAAAAACTTTTAAGAATCATTCATTTGATGAAAGAAAGAGCTACTTTCCCAATTGATATTTACGAAAGCGGAAAATTTTTCTTCGAAGCACCTCGTACTTACGATGAAAAAGCATCTAAAAAAGCTTGGAATGACGAAACTTCTGTCATTTTAGGAGAATTTGCTTCAGGTTTAGAAAATGCGGAATTTAATGCTGAAAATTTAAAGCAGGGCATTCACGATTTCGCGGAAAATAAAGGACTTGGAATGGGTAAAGTAATGATGCCATTGCGTTTATCACTAGTAGGAGAATTGAAAGGACCGGACGTTCCGGACATCATGGAAATCCTTGGAAAAGAGGAAACTATCCTAAGAATAAACAATGCAATCAATAATTTTAAATAG
- a CDS encoding DUF6759 domain-containing protein, with translation MKKILLLLFLCIFTLGFSQKKKKAKSKAVAEKETLIIYTEQDAESTKEARIIAGFLKQNPGHAKTDYFKRKLIDIIMADNSPEAKPSITPLSRTEVAAMAKNESKTSQNKTLAASSKANSEGSAGNLSSAAANVSKKAEPSERNKKTAKMLTHLFNNDPTDKEAYINIRNRSKCNLIVKITGKKYYNLDVPASGQNFILIDKGEYVLTTMVCDAKYSSLKNINKDIEIELNLRDE, from the coding sequence ATGAAAAAAATACTACTTCTGCTGTTTTTGTGCATTTTTACTTTAGGCTTTTCCCAAAAAAAGAAGAAAGCAAAATCTAAGGCTGTTGCTGAAAAAGAGACCCTTATTATCTATACAGAGCAGGATGCTGAAAGTACGAAGGAAGCAAGAATAATTGCGGGTTTTTTGAAACAAAACCCCGGGCATGCGAAGACCGATTACTTTAAAAGAAAGTTAATTGATATTATCATGGCCGATAATTCTCCGGAAGCCAAACCTTCCATCACCCCTTTAAGCAGGACTGAAGTTGCAGCCATGGCAAAAAATGAATCAAAAACTTCCCAAAATAAAACATTGGCTGCCAGTTCAAAAGCAAATTCTGAAGGATCTGCCGGAAATCTGAGTTCTGCTGCTGCAAATGTGAGTAAAAAAGCTGAACCTTCCGAGAGAAATAAGAAAACAGCCAAGATGTTGACCCATCTTTTTAATAATGATCCTACTGATAAAGAAGCGTACATTAATATCAGAAACAGATCAAAATGCAACCTGATCGTAAAAATCACCGGGAAAAAATATTACAACCTGGATGTTCCCGCAAGCGGTCAGAATTTTATCTTAATAGATAAAGGAGAATATGTATTAACAACGATGGTCTGTGATGCCAAATATTCATCGCTGAAAAATATTAATAAAGATATTGAAATCGAGCTCAATTTAAGAGATGAGTAA
- a CDS encoding acetyl-CoA carboxylase carboxyltransferase subunit alpha encodes MEYLSFELPIKELVDQYQTCSLVGEESGVDVKLACSQIEDKIIEKKKEIYGSLTPWQRVQLSRHPNRPYTLDYINGMVDKGSFLELHGDRNFADDPAMIGGIATLDGQKVMIIGTQKGRTTKERQHRRFGMPNPEGYRKALRLMKLAEKFNIPVVTLVDTPGAYPGLEAEERGQGEAIARNIFEMTMLKTPIFTYIIGEGASGGALGIGVGNKVYMLENTWYTVIAPESCSSILWRNWDHKEDAANALNLTPKDALREKFIDGIVEEPLGGAHYDPEATYQNLKTSILQNIKAFSKFTGKELETQRQDKFIAMGQFKG; translated from the coding sequence ATGGAATATTTAAGTTTCGAACTTCCTATAAAAGAATTAGTGGATCAATACCAAACATGTTCTTTAGTAGGAGAAGAAAGTGGTGTTGATGTAAAATTAGCATGTAGCCAGATAGAGGATAAAATCATAGAGAAGAAAAAAGAAATCTATGGCAGCCTTACACCTTGGCAGAGAGTACAACTATCTCGTCACCCCAATCGTCCTTATACATTGGATTATATCAACGGTATGGTAGACAAAGGTAGCTTCCTGGAACTTCACGGAGACAGAAATTTTGCCGATGATCCTGCAATGATTGGAGGTATTGCTACCCTGGACGGGCAGAAAGTAATGATCATTGGAACTCAGAAAGGAAGAACGACTAAAGAAAGACAACACAGAAGATTCGGAATGCCGAACCCTGAAGGCTACAGAAAAGCTTTAAGATTAATGAAGCTTGCTGAGAAATTCAACATTCCTGTGGTTACTTTAGTTGATACACCGGGAGCTTACCCCGGACTGGAAGCCGAAGAAAGAGGTCAGGGTGAAGCCATTGCAAGAAATATTTTCGAAATGACCATGCTTAAAACTCCTATTTTCACTTATATTATCGGTGAAGGAGCGAGTGGCGGTGCATTAGGAATTGGCGTTGGTAACAAAGTATATATGTTGGAAAATACTTGGTACACGGTAATTGCTCCTGAAAGCTGTTCTTCTATTCTTTGGAGAAACTGGGATCACAAAGAAGATGCTGCGAATGCATTGAATCTGACTCCCAAAGATGCTTTAAGAGAAAAATTCATTGACGGAATCGTAGAAGAACCACTGGGTGGTGCGCATTATGATCCCGAAGCTACATATCAGAACCTAAAGACTTCAATTTTACAGAACATCAAAGCGTTCTCGAAATTTACAGGAAAAGAACTGGAAACCCAGAGACAAGATAAATTTATCGCAATGGGACAGTTTAAAGGATAA
- the tsf gene encoding translation elongation factor Ts produces MSYTPAAADVAKLRNQTGAGMMDCKKALVEAEGDFEKAVDILRKKGQKVAANRADRESTEGAVIARVNEDNTLGAIISLNCETDFVGKNEAFVELAYELAEMAIFAATKEELLATDFHGITVAEKLIEQTGVIGEKIEIGAFERIEGPFLGAYIHAGNKIAAITSLSAKVEGSDEAAKAVSMQAAAMNPIALDETSVSQETIDKELEIERHKLVEEGKPANIIDNILKGKMQRFYKDNTLVHQDFIKDSSISVADYVKSVNGDLKVTGFIRISL; encoded by the coding sequence ATGTCTTATACACCAGCTGCTGCAGACGTAGCAAAATTGAGAAACCAAACAGGTGCAGGTATGATGGACTGCAAAAAAGCTTTAGTTGAAGCTGAAGGAGACTTCGAAAAAGCAGTAGATATCCTTAGAAAAAAAGGACAGAAAGTTGCTGCTAACAGAGCTGACAGAGAATCTACAGAAGGTGCTGTCATCGCTAGAGTGAACGAAGATAACACTTTGGGTGCTATTATCTCTCTAAACTGTGAGACTGACTTCGTAGGTAAAAATGAAGCTTTCGTAGAACTGGCTTACGAATTAGCTGAAATGGCAATCTTCGCTGCTACTAAAGAAGAATTATTGGCTACAGATTTCCACGGAATCACTGTTGCTGAAAAATTAATCGAGCAGACAGGTGTTATCGGTGAGAAAATTGAGATTGGTGCATTCGAAAGAATCGAAGGTCCTTTCTTAGGAGCTTACATCCATGCTGGAAACAAAATCGCTGCTATCACTTCTCTTTCTGCAAAAGTAGAAGGTTCTGACGAGGCTGCTAAAGCTGTTTCTATGCAAGCTGCTGCAATGAACCCGATCGCTCTTGATGAAACTTCTGTTTCTCAGGAAACTATCGATAAAGAATTAGAAATCGAAAGACACAAACTTGTAGAAGAAGGTAAGCCTGCAAACATTATTGACAATATCCTGAAAGGTAAAATGCAGAGATTCTATAAAGATAATACTTTAGTACACCAGGATTTCATCAAAGACAGCTCTATATCAGTTGCTGACTATGTGAAGTCTGTAAACGGAGATCTTAAAGTTACCGGATTCATCAGAATCAGCCTTTAA
- a CDS encoding gliding motility-associated C-terminal domain-containing protein, translating to MKKILLSICVFLCVTFNAQLDLEHWFAPMSASSLQGTPKGFLYLSTNETTPFPVQVYNNNNVISTVQLSKGNPAQVNIPNNMMIASTPSNLFTSTPMGLYVKGGKKFFASYRFTVSDQAEFVTSKGSAGLGKTFFVGMAPNTTAKPYVNSTIGVTATEDNTTVTLSGYNPGVVFSDGVSATSRTFTINKGKSYIIEAQSNLNPINLTGLVGAKIVANKPISVTNGNFNSIYTNFNSTNVDVLMDQSVPVERLGKDFVVMKGNGPANSGMEVAVVVATENNTKLTVNGNLLNSVNLNAGQYYIVQGNNYVTQNNGNYNMSISANNNIYVYQLLAGTSTGNIYATGGMNFIPPLSCFLPQEINEIGYINKIGADTFNTRLNIITQTGAAVTINGNPIQASAGPAPVTGNPNWVTYSIPSVTGNITISSTKPVTAGIAAGNGAVGYGGYFAGFSSVPTITKTGDCYAGMLLQVDSSYDAYQWYLNGVLIPGANSYSINPELYGAGAYTCEITKNSCETRMTAVYDYTLCPPITTTTFTIGSCGTQTITPIFTASTQSIVPSLTSIISPPTSGTAAVNLVTGQIVYTPNPTTVNTTDSFIYYIQGNGNPFDFEYFKIVINTDVLHVNSASLTSCTNASGTGTYDLTGAVVTSNPGTTVTYFTNANLTGPITTPTTYNGPTGTVYAQVTSAYGCSQVAQITLSSFPSPNLNINNFNANICDDNFDGIIPVNFSNVTSQIVNSAGSFNVKYYLTQADATAGNTNTLPTNWNYTANTVVYVRVESPGGDCPAVLGQINFTIGNKISLITNAATTDVCDNNLNGSENINLSDYKNLLTTDPTVTLTFYTSLANAQNATNAIPAAQTITSTTTWYIRLVSAGACPNVGTLTLNFKSPQKSGTLHDQVICSDDKIMLDAGPGFTSYQWSTGALTQTILAAAGSYYVDLGMNGCVYRQYVNVNTAQAPLITKIEVSGNNATVHVTGGTPPYRYSLNGIDYQNSNVFNGLSRGTHKVYVLGSDGCLPVTKEFLIINIINAITPNGDGINDVLDYSELRIKENVGIEVSNRYGAIVYKSAKNVYTWDGKQDGRTLPTGTYWYVLQWTEPETKLTVSYSGWILIKNRE from the coding sequence ATGAAAAAAATTCTACTAAGTATTTGTGTGTTTCTTTGTGTAACCTTTAATGCCCAATTAGATCTCGAACATTGGTTCGCTCCAATGTCAGCAAGTTCTCTACAGGGAACCCCAAAAGGTTTTCTCTACCTGTCCACGAATGAGACAACCCCATTTCCGGTTCAGGTTTATAACAACAACAATGTGATCTCTACTGTCCAGCTGAGTAAAGGAAATCCCGCGCAGGTAAACATCCCTAATAATATGATGATTGCCTCAACGCCCTCCAATCTATTTACCTCTACTCCTATGGGACTTTATGTAAAAGGAGGTAAAAAGTTTTTTGCGAGTTATCGATTTACGGTCTCCGATCAGGCAGAATTTGTGACCTCTAAAGGTTCCGCAGGACTAGGGAAAACCTTTTTTGTGGGAATGGCACCCAATACAACGGCTAAACCTTATGTAAACTCTACAATTGGGGTTACGGCTACGGAGGACAATACCACGGTGACGCTTTCAGGATATAATCCGGGAGTTGTTTTTTCTGACGGCGTTTCGGCCACTTCGAGAACCTTTACCATTAACAAAGGAAAATCCTATATTATTGAGGCTCAAAGTAATCTCAATCCAATTAACCTCACCGGATTGGTGGGAGCGAAAATTGTGGCTAACAAGCCCATTTCTGTAACTAACGGAAATTTTAACAGCATCTATACCAATTTTAACAGCACGAATGTTGATGTCCTGATGGATCAGTCTGTTCCGGTAGAAAGACTGGGAAAAGATTTTGTTGTGATGAAAGGTAACGGGCCCGCTAATTCGGGTATGGAAGTGGCAGTGGTGGTAGCTACCGAAAACAACACCAAACTTACGGTGAATGGGAACCTGCTGAATAGTGTAAATCTTAACGCCGGACAGTATTATATTGTACAGGGAAATAACTATGTAACCCAAAATAACGGGAATTACAATATGAGTATTTCTGCAAACAATAATATCTATGTATACCAGCTTCTCGCAGGTACCTCTACAGGAAATATATATGCAACAGGAGGAATGAACTTTATTCCGCCTCTAAGCTGTTTTTTACCACAGGAGATCAATGAGATCGGATATATTAACAAGATCGGGGCGGACACCTTCAATACAAGACTGAACATCATTACCCAAACGGGGGCTGCGGTAACCATCAATGGTAATCCGATTCAGGCAAGTGCCGGGCCGGCTCCTGTTACAGGAAATCCTAACTGGGTTACGTATTCCATCCCGAGTGTCACAGGAAATATTACCATTTCTTCTACCAAACCTGTCACAGCAGGTATTGCGGCAGGTAACGGAGCTGTCGGATACGGTGGATATTTTGCCGGCTTTTCTTCTGTTCCCACGATTACAAAAACCGGAGACTGCTACGCGGGTATGCTTCTTCAGGTAGACAGCTCCTATGACGCCTACCAATGGTATCTGAACGGAGTCCTGATTCCGGGTGCTAACAGTTACTCCATTAATCCCGAGTTATACGGAGCGGGTGCATATACCTGTGAGATCACAAAGAACAGCTGTGAAACAAGAATGACCGCAGTGTATGATTACACATTATGCCCCCCGATTACCACAACAACCTTCACCATCGGCTCTTGCGGTACCCAAACCATCACTCCGATTTTTACTGCTTCAACGCAGAGCATAGTGCCTTCTTTAACGAGCATTATTTCTCCTCCGACATCAGGCACAGCGGCGGTGAATCTGGTAACAGGGCAAATTGTATACACCCCAAATCCGACCACAGTCAATACAACAGATTCATTTATATATTATATCCAGGGTAACGGAAATCCTTTTGATTTTGAATATTTTAAAATTGTAATCAATACAGACGTTCTTCATGTAAATAGTGCGTCTCTTACATCTTGTACAAATGCAAGCGGAACCGGAACATATGATTTAACAGGGGCAGTTGTAACCTCCAATCCCGGAACAACGGTTACTTATTTCACGAATGCCAATTTAACGGGGCCAATTACGACTCCCACAACTTACAATGGCCCTACCGGAACTGTTTATGCTCAGGTAACTTCAGCGTACGGATGTTCACAAGTTGCACAGATTACTTTATCATCTTTTCCTTCACCTAATCTGAATATTAATAATTTCAATGCCAATATTTGTGATGATAATTTTGACGGAATTATTCCTGTGAATTTCTCCAATGTTACTTCACAAATTGTCAACAGTGCAGGAAGCTTTAATGTCAAGTACTATTTAACACAAGCTGATGCTACTGCAGGAAATACAAACACCCTCCCAACGAACTGGAACTATACAGCCAATACCGTGGTCTATGTAAGAGTAGAGTCACCTGGCGGTGATTGTCCTGCTGTTTTAGGGCAAATCAACTTTACGATCGGAAATAAAATCAGTTTAATAACAAATGCTGCAACCACAGATGTTTGTGATAATAATTTGAACGGTTCTGAAAACATCAACCTTAGTGACTATAAAAATTTATTGACGACAGATCCCACTGTAACCCTCACTTTTTACACTTCTCTAGCGAATGCTCAAAATGCAACCAACGCTATCCCTGCTGCACAAACAATCACCTCAACTACGACCTGGTACATTAGATTGGTAAGTGCAGGTGCCTGCCCGAATGTGGGAACGTTAACTCTTAATTTTAAATCTCCGCAAAAATCGGGCACTCTTCATGACCAGGTGATCTGCTCTGATGATAAAATCATGCTGGATGCGGGCCCCGGCTTTACTTCTTACCAATGGAGTACAGGTGCTTTGACCCAAACTATTCTGGCAGCTGCAGGAAGCTATTATGTTGACCTCGGAATGAACGGGTGTGTTTATCGTCAATATGTAAATGTAAACACCGCCCAGGCACCTCTTATCACCAAAATTGAAGTATCAGGAAACAATGCTACGGTACATGTTACAGGCGGAACTCCTCCCTACAGATATTCTTTAAACGGGATTGATTATCAAAATTCAAATGTATTTAACGGATTATCAAGAGGTACACATAAAGTATACGTTCTGGGATCAGACGGATGCCTTCCGGTAACAAAAGAGTTTCTGATAATCAATATCATCAATGCCATTACTCCGAATGGGGACGGAATAAATGATGTTCTTGACTACTCCGAATTAAGAATTAAAGAGAATGTAGGCATTGAGGTTTCAAACAGATATGGAGCCATTGTTTACAAATCTGCTAAAAACGTTTATACATGGGACGGAAAACAAGACGGAAGAACTTTACCCACCGGAACCTACTGGTACGTATTGCAATGGACAGAACCCGAAACGAAATTAACAGTTTCATACTCAGGATGGATTTTAATAAAGAATCGTGAATAA
- a CDS encoding gliding motility-associated C-terminal domain-containing protein, translating into MKRFFLSLLLVFFTCNLLFSQRDTDHWFAPMAATTTAYSSFYQGLYFSTDSTTPFDVTIYTNDSNGNSVPIGTVNIKKGDPKVFEFPTTPAIPNVNMTTVMVTTGSADKFTKVNKGIYTHGEKPYFVNYRFGVTNHGEILTSKGKAGIGKLFYTVVAPLTYLNAGGIMNFTTGIMATEDNTTVNVSGYASNVQFTNGTTGATNPTITVNLNKGESYIIDGSGSTGGNATGFIGSRIESDKPVSVTNGNFNGQFAILTPPNGFDGSDIIMDQSVPVDRLGNEFVLVKGNGDISEGMEDALVVATEDNTEVYVNNEGQALFTLNAGQWKRVNSPDNITFNNKYIDQGNGHYNLRVKTSKNAYVYQLLAGINNSNATVGFNYIPPLNCFLPRKIDEIAMVNILPPTSNTVKLNILTEAGATVTVNDAQLPVAQGPYPVSGTTAWVSYSVPNATGNMTVASTKAVTAGIAGGSGAVGYGGYFAGFSSIPVIAKKTGECVPGIVLEVDDSYETYQWFRNGVAITGATANTYTPTQSGNFTVKVTMGTCPPVTTPIYKVYTCLKKTTKELTICGTTVITPAFTSSTQTPVPNTVTILTAPTHGNATLNTSTGAITYTPTAGYLGPDKIVYKFCGNDAEFIDCEEITLNLTVVPFVIKDATIEACQYDTDPYAEFDLTTAPVTDYPLVTKKFYKTMANLTSGTNMIADPAHYQSLDGIIYVKVTTNEGCTANAQITLVAKPIKKSPLLVDQFICIDARTSIDAGPGYDSYQWNTGATTPSIQAVSAGQYTVVLGKNGCFITQVVNIKKAPDPVITQIDITNNTATVIVNGGKPPYQYSVDGVTNWQESNVFTGLSRGQHTFYVKDFYNCDPISVEVTVPNLVNAITPNGDNVNDYIDYRELGYKENLVFVVYDRYGNKIFTGDKFNNYTWDGRHYDKKILTGTYWYHITWNEPNKNKTPIKYTGWILVKNID; encoded by the coding sequence ATGAAAAGATTTTTCCTCAGCTTATTACTCGTTTTTTTTACGTGTAATTTACTCTTTTCACAAAGAGATACCGATCATTGGTTTGCGCCGATGGCGGCAACTACTACAGCATATTCCTCTTTTTATCAGGGGCTGTATTTTTCTACAGATTCGACAACACCTTTTGATGTTACTATTTATACCAATGACTCTAACGGGAACAGCGTTCCTATTGGTACAGTCAATATAAAAAAAGGAGATCCAAAAGTATTTGAATTCCCGACAACTCCTGCTATCCCCAATGTGAATATGACCACGGTAATGGTAACAACAGGTTCCGCAGATAAATTCACCAAGGTTAATAAAGGAATTTACACTCACGGTGAAAAGCCTTATTTTGTGAATTACAGATTTGGAGTGACCAATCACGGTGAAATTTTAACTTCAAAAGGAAAAGCTGGAATTGGCAAGCTTTTTTACACTGTTGTCGCTCCTCTTACCTACCTTAATGCGGGAGGAATTATGAACTTTACCACAGGAATTATGGCTACAGAGGACAATACAACCGTCAATGTTTCGGGCTATGCTTCCAATGTTCAGTTTACCAACGGAACTACAGGCGCTACAAATCCTACCATCACTGTTAACCTAAACAAAGGAGAATCATATATTATCGACGGATCCGGCTCAACCGGGGGAAACGCTACAGGATTTATCGGCTCCAGGATAGAGTCTGACAAACCGGTTTCTGTAACCAACGGAAATTTTAACGGTCAGTTTGCAATCCTTACTCCCCCCAATGGTTTCGACGGTTCAGATATCATTATGGACCAATCTGTACCTGTTGACAGGTTAGGAAACGAATTTGTTTTGGTAAAAGGAAACGGAGACATTTCAGAAGGAATGGAAGATGCATTGGTTGTTGCTACAGAAGATAATACTGAGGTCTATGTAAATAACGAAGGACAGGCTCTTTTTACCCTAAACGCAGGACAGTGGAAACGCGTAAACTCACCGGATAATATCACTTTTAACAATAAATATATTGATCAGGGGAACGGGCATTATAATCTTCGTGTAAAAACCTCTAAAAATGCTTATGTTTATCAGCTTTTGGCAGGTATTAACAATAGTAATGCGACAGTAGGATTTAACTATATCCCACCACTCAACTGCTTTTTACCAAGAAAAATAGACGAGATAGCGATGGTTAATATTTTGCCTCCTACCTCTAATACCGTAAAATTAAACATCCTTACAGAGGCAGGAGCTACCGTAACAGTCAATGATGCTCAGTTACCCGTTGCTCAAGGCCCTTATCCTGTATCAGGAACAACTGCCTGGGTATCCTATTCTGTTCCTAATGCCACAGGGAATATGACCGTAGCTTCTACAAAAGCAGTTACTGCAGGTATTGCCGGAGGTAGTGGCGCCGTAGGATATGGAGGATACTTCGCAGGATTTTCCTCAATTCCGGTTATTGCAAAGAAAACAGGAGAATGTGTACCCGGCATCGTCCTCGAAGTGGACGACAGCTACGAAACCTATCAATGGTTCAGAAACGGAGTTGCCATTACTGGAGCCACTGCCAACACATACACACCTACCCAATCCGGAAACTTTACGGTGAAAGTAACTATGGGAACATGCCCTCCTGTAACAACACCTATATATAAAGTATATACCTGTCTTAAAAAGACGACTAAAGAGCTTACCATTTGCGGAACAACGGTGATCACTCCAGCTTTCACCAGCTCTACCCAAACCCCTGTTCCCAATACGGTAACCATTCTTACCGCTCCTACTCATGGAAATGCAACCCTGAATACCTCAACCGGCGCTATTACCTATACCCCCACCGCGGGATATTTAGGACCTGATAAAATTGTTTATAAATTCTGTGGCAATGATGCCGAATTTATAGATTGTGAAGAGATTACACTGAATTTAACAGTGGTTCCATTTGTGATTAAAGATGCAACCATTGAAGCATGTCAGTACGATACAGATCCTTATGCTGAGTTCGACCTGACGACTGCTCCGGTGACAGATTATCCATTAGTTACCAAGAAGTTCTACAAAACAATGGCCAACCTTACTTCAGGAACCAATATGATCGCAGATCCTGCACATTACCAATCTCTGGACGGGATCATCTATGTAAAGGTGACCACCAATGAAGGGTGTACGGCTAACGCACAGATCACATTAGTTGCAAAACCGATCAAAAAGTCACCTCTTTTGGTAGACCAGTTTATTTGTATTGATGCAAGAACCAGTATTGATGCAGGTCCCGGATATGATTCCTACCAGTGGAACACAGGCGCTACCACCCCTTCCATTCAAGCGGTAAGTGCCGGACAGTATACCGTCGTTCTAGGCAAAAACGGATGTTTTATTACTCAGGTTGTGAACATTAAAAAAGCCCCTGATCCCGTTATTACACAAATCGATATTACAAACAATACCGCTACCGTAATTGTAAACGGAGGAAAGCCACCCTATCAGTATTCGGTAGACGGGGTTACGAATTGGCAGGAATCCAATGTATTTACAGGCCTTTCCAGAGGACAACATACATTTTATGTAAAAGATTTTTATAATTGTGATCCTATTTCCGTGGAAGTTACTGTTCCTAATCTGGTTAATGCCATTACTCCTAACGGTGATAATGTGAACGATTATATCGATTACAGGGAATTAGGATATAAAGAAAATCTCGTATTCGTTGTATATGACAGATACGGTAACAAAATATTTACCGGAGATAAATTCAATAACTATACATGGGACGGAAGACATTATGACAAAAAGATCCTGACAGGTACTTACTGGTATCACATTACCTGGAATGAGCCCAACAAGAATAAGACCCCGATAAAATATACCGGCTGGATTCTTGTTAAGAATATAGACTAA